Genomic window (Saccharothrix australiensis):
GCGGGCCGGAGGAACGCCGACGTGGTCGGGGGTCGGTGTGCTGCTCCCCGCTCCGATCGTCACGGGGCCGCCGGCGCGCCGCGCGAGGGGCACGCGGGACCGTCGACCAGCGCGGTGCCGCAAGGGGTCACCGGGGTGCCGTCGGCCGGTCCGGTGGCGCGGGGAGCCGGCGCGGTTCGCTCGCCGGGACCGGTGGCGCGCGGTGCCGACGCAGGCACGTCGACCAGCGCGGTGGCGTGCACCAGCCCGCGGTGGCCGGGAGCCACCAGGTACGCCAGCCGGTGCCGCCACATGGTGGTGAGCCGGTCCACCGGGTCGCCCAGGCTCGTCAGCACGGTCATCGCCTGCGAACCGACGACGGCCGCGGCGATCCCGTCCGCCTCCTCGCGGGTGTCGAGACCGGGCGGCACCTCGCCCGCCGCGACCGCCTGGCCGAGCAGGTCGCGCACCATCGCGACGAGGCTGACGAAGTGCACGCCCGCCAGCAGCTCGAACAGCTCGCTGGTGAACAGCAACCGGACCCCGACGCGGACCGTCCGATCGGTGCGGGTCAGGGCGCCCATCCGATGGGTCAGGTCGACGAGCGTCTGCAACGGCCCGGTGCCGGAGCGCTCCACTTCGGCGCGCACCTCGTGCCAGCGCCGGAAGTGCTCCTCGACGACGGCCACCGCGAGAGCCTGCTTGGAGGGGAAATGGCGGTACAGCGCACCTTTGGTCACGGAGATGGCGCGGCACACGGCATCCAGCGAAGTGCTGTCGTACCCGTCGCGGTCGAACAGCTCGATGCTCGCCGCGATCAGCCCGGCCCTGGTGCGGGCACCTTGCGCCAGGTCGTTCAAGGAGTCCTCATCTCGACGGACAACGCCTTTCGGTCACTCAGGGTAGGAATCCGGACGCGATCAGGTCAACACAGCGGTGTTGACGAGGTCAGCGATGCGTGATGGCCTGCTGCAAGTGGAACTGTCCGGTGCGGACGGTGTGGCTGTGCTGTCACCGTTCGGCCTCCTCGGGCCCTCGACTTACACCCGGATGCGCGACGTGCTGTTGAAGACCGTACTGGCCGAACCCACCGCCGTGGTGGTGGACATGAGCGACCTGATGGTGGAACCCGACGCCGCCCGCTCGGTTTTCCACGCGGTGTGGACCCAGGTCGCGGAGTGGCCGGGGGTGCCGATCCTGCTGGCCGCCGCCGGGCGTCCGGTGGACTGGGCGCTGCCCAGCTACGCGACCGTGGAGGACGCGCTGGCGACCGTGGGCGCGCCACCGGTGCGCTGGGTGGTGCGGACGCCGCTGCCGCTGCGGGACAGCGGCGGCTTCGCGCGCGTGGTGGCGGAGGAGACGTGCCGGCTGTGGGGGCTGGGCGGCATCTCGGCCGAGGCGGCGGACCTCGCCGACGCCCTGGTGGGCCTGGCGGCGCGGGGCGTCCGCCCGACGGTGGTGTTCGAGTGGTGGCGCGGGCGGCTCGTGGTGGGTGCGAGCGAGGACGTCGTCGTGCCGTGCGATCCGCTCGACCTGCGGTTCGCGGCCACCGGCGCGAACCGGTGCGGCTGGTCGACGACGTGGTCCGACGGCACCCTGCTGTGGGCCGTCCTGGACCCGTGACCGCGTGGCCGGCTCCACGGCGATCCGCGGCGCCACGCGACCCCGTGCACCCTTCCGCCCCGTGCACCCCTCGTGACCCGCCGGTCCCGTGCAGCCCCGCGACCCGGTGCGCCCCGTGGCACCGCGGCGCCACGGGCTCACGCCCGGAGCCCGGTCCGCGTCACGTCGGGAGCCGCCGGGGCGGTTCCAGGCGCAGGGTCGCGCACACCTCCGGGCGGGCCAGCGCGGGCAGCCAGGTCCGCCACACGCGGGACACCTGGCGCGGCACGCCGTCCGGGTCCTCCACGGCCATCGACATCAGGTGCACGCCGACCAGCGCCGCGATCACCGCGTCCGCGCACCCGTCCAGGTCCAGCCCGTCGCGCAGCTCGCCCCGGTAGTCGGCGGTCCGCAGCAGGTCCCGCACGGTCGACGTCCACTGCGCGAGCCGGAGGTCCGCCACGTCGTCGCAGATCGGGGCCTGGAACAGCAGGCGGCGCACCACGGCGCGGTCCTGGTTGACCGCGTAGCCGAGGTCGACCAGCACCTGCAACGGGCTCCGGTGCAGGCGTTGCAGCCGTTCCCTGGCCTTGGCCCACTCCTGCGCCTGGCGGTCCAGGACCGCCACCGCGAGCGCCCTCTTCGAACTGAAATGGCCGTACAGCGCGCCTTTGGTGACGCCCGCCCGGTCGCACACGTCGTCGATGGTGGCGCGCACGTAACCGTCGCGGTC
Coding sequences:
- a CDS encoding TetR/AcrR family transcriptional regulator; translation: MNDLAQGARTRAGLIAASIELFDRDGYDSTSLDAVCRAISVTKGALYRHFPSKQALAVAVVEEHFRRWHEVRAEVERSGTGPLQTLVDLTHRMGALTRTDRTVRVGVRLLFTSELFELLAGVHFVSLVAMVRDLLGQAVAAGEVPPGLDTREEADGIAAAVVGSQAMTVLTSLGDPVDRLTTMWRHRLAYLVAPGHRGLVHATALVDVPASAPRATGPGERTAPAPRATGPADGTPVTPCGTALVDGPACPSRGAPAAP
- a CDS encoding TetR/AcrR family transcriptional regulator, coding for MSTTRDGLLTAAAAVFDRDGYVRATIDDVCDRAGVTKGALYGHFSSKRALAVAVLDRQAQEWAKARERLQRLHRSPLQVLVDLGYAVNQDRAVVRRLLFQAPICDDVADLRLAQWTSTVRDLLRTADYRGELRDGLDLDGCADAVIAALVGVHLMSMAVEDPDGVPRQVSRVWRTWLPALARPEVCATLRLEPPRRLPT